AGACGGCGGGGCGGGTGAAGCCCGCGCGACGCGAACACCCGCGGCTGACACGGAAGAACGGCAGAGGGGCCGTCCCCCGGACGGCCCCTCACGCTCATATTCGGTTGTTCTAGGAGGCGAGCACCTCGGAGAGCTCACGGTGCTTCATCCCGTGAGCCTCGGCCACCGGTGCGTAGACCAGGTCGCCGTCGAAGGTGTTCAGGCCGTCGGCCAGCGAGGCGTCGTCGCGCAGGGCCTGCTTCCAGCCCTTGTCTGCCAGCGCCACCGTGTACTTCAGGGTGTCCTTGGTGAGGGCGTGCGTGGAGGTGTTGGGCACCGCGCCGGGCATGTTCGCCACGCAGTAGAACACCGTGTCGTGCACGGTGAAGGTGGGGTCGTCGTGCGTGGTGGGACGCGAGTCCTCGAAGCAGCCGCCCTGGTCGATCGCGATGTCGACCAGCACCGCGCCCGGGCGCATACGGGAGACGAGCTCGTTCGAGATGAGCTTGGGGGCCTTGGCGCCGGGCACCAGGACCGCGCCGATCACCATGTCCGACTCCAGCACGGACAGCTCCAGCTCGAAGGAGTTGGAGACCACCGTCTTGACCTGGCCCCGGTACAGGGAGTCGACGTGGCGCAGCTTGTTGACGTTCAGGTCGAGCACGGTCACGTCCGCGCCCATACCCACCGCGATCTGGGTGGCGTTCAGACCGGACACACCCGCGCCGATCACGGTGACGCGGGCCGGGCGCACACCCGGGACTCCGCCCATCAGGACGCCGCGGCCGCCGTTGGGGCGCTGCAGCGTCACCGAACCCACCTGCGGGGCGAGCCGGCCGGCCACCTCCGACATCGGGGCGAGCAGCGGCAGGGAGCCGTCGGGCAGCTGCACCGTCTCGTAGGCGATGCCGGTGACCCCGCGCTCCAGCAGCGCGTCCGTGCACTCGCGGGAGGCCGCCAGGTGCAGGTACGTGAACAGGGTCTGGCCCTCACGCATGCGGTGGTACTCGGCGGGGATGGGCTCCTTGACCTTGAGGATCAGGTCGCCCGCGGCCCACACCTCGTCCGCGGTGGGCAGGATGCTGGCGCCCGCCGCCACGTACTCCTCGTTCGTGATGGAGGAGCCGACGCCGGCGTCGTGTTCGACGAAGACCTCATGACCCCGGCGGGTCAGCTCGTGGACACCCGCAGGGGTGATCGCCACCCGGTACTCGTGGTTCTTGATCTCACGGGGCACGCCGATGCGCACGGTTCCTCCAACTGGTATCGCCATCGATACCTCCCACTGTGACCTGCGAAGGCGCGTCCACGCTATCGCCAATGTGCATAGCTTTACGCTGCCATATTGACAGTCTGTAAGCCGACTGTGTGCGGTGTGACACGGGTTAGGGGCGGGTTCCGGGGCTCCCCGTGCCGAGAAGTTCCCTCCGGGTCGGGCGTCCGGACACCCACACCCGGTCCACCCGCCCGGTCAGCCGCATCCCGGCGTAGGGGCTGGGATCCGTTTCCGGGACCGCCAGCGCCTCGGAGTCGGCGAAGGCCACGAGGTCGGCGTCGAACCCCTCCTGGATCCGGCCCCGCCCGCCCAGCCCCAGCAGTTCCGCCGGGGCCAGGGAGGTCCACCGCGCCAGGTCCGCCAGGGACAGCCCGCGTTTGCGCGCCGCCGTCCACAGCGCCGACAGACTCCACTCCAGGGTGTGCAGGCCGATCGCGGGCAGGTGCCCCGAACCGACCGTCAGGATCGGGGAGTCCGGTTCCAGCAGCGCGCTCCACAGCGCCTTGCGGTTGGCGTCCGAACGCAGCGGCGGGCGGCAGGCGCGCGCCGGGGAGTCCGGGCGCGGGAACTCCGAGGGCAGACACAGGTAGTGCGGACAGGTGTGCGCGGTCATCTCCACCCCCACCGCACCGGCCGCGGCCAGCAGGGCCGCGCACTCGGCGGCGGTGAAGGGTGCGACGTGGGTGCGGGCGCCCACCACCCGGGCCGCCGCGATCACCCGTTCCAGCCCTCGCCGTTCGGCCCGGGGCGGCCGCTGCTCCGCCGACACAGCGGGGCGGCCCAGCTCGCGGGCGTCCTCGGCGTGCACCAGCAGCAGGGCGTCCAGCGTGGCGATCTCGGCCATGGCCTTGCGCAGCTGCGCGTCGCCCAGCGCCGCCATGTCCGGCGCGCCCCCGTCCGACAGCGATCCCTGGAAGGCCACCACCCCGCCGGCGTGCAGGTCGGCCAGGTCCAGGGGGCCCGTCCCCCGGGTCACCCCGCCGAGGAAGAGCACCGAGGCCGCTGCCCCCGCCGCGGCCCGCTGGTGCACCTGGAGGGAGTCGGCGCAGGTGATCGCGGGCCGACCGGGCGCGGGGGAGGCCACCACACAGGTGACCCCGCCGCGCAGGGCGGCCTCGCCCACCGCCTGATAGGAATCGGCCAGTTCGTGGCCGGGGGCGTGCACACCGGTGCCCAGGTCGATCGCGCCGGGCAGCAGGGCCGTGTCCCCGAGGTCGACCACCTCGCGCGCGGACATCTCGGCCGCGTAGGTGCCGACCGCCTCGATCCGGCCGTCCCGGATCCCCACACTGGCGGGAACGGCCCCCGCGGGGACCACCGTCCGCCTGGAACGGATGACACTGTCGAACTCGGGCATCGCCCTCCCCCTTCGTACGCTTCGTCGCGTTCGTGGTGCTGTGCGGCCGCGTTGAGGGACACGGCGGTGAGGGGTGACGGGCACGAGGGGCGCGGGTCCGTGGCCTCGAGCGGGGACGTCGAGCGTATCGCGAAGGCCCTGCCGAGAAGGGGGAAACGTCACTTCTCGCGGTCGGCTTTCCAGCTCCGCCCCGGCAGATGAGGTGTTGGTGGACGGGCGAGCGGGCCCAAGTCCGACACTGTGTAGTAAACGGTCTAACCTTGACGGAAGGTGTTCCTCCGTGCACGGCCCCTGCCGGACCCCGACTCGCGGCAGTATCCAGGTGGCCACCACGGCCAGGGGTGCTGACCTGCCAGTTGACCGAACACGACGACGGAGTGGCGCGTGGCTCCTCCCGCACAGAACGACACATCCCCCAAGGAACATCAGGACCTGGATCCGGCCCCCGGCACCGCCAACGTGCCCCTGTACTCCCTGGCCGCGGCACTCGTGTGCACGATCGCCCTGGGCGCCACCCTTATTCTGGGCGGTTCGGTCTTCGCGCAGGTCATTCCCGGCCTGCCCGACGCCGGCGAGGCCGTCCGCTGGGGCATGCCCATCGCCAGGACGGTCATGGACACCGCCGCGGTCCTGACCATCGGGCTCCTGCTCATGGCGGTCGTCCTGCTCGCCTCCAAGAAGGGGCGGCTCTCCCCGCAGGCCACCGGCTACGTGCGCGGCGCCACCTGGGCCGCCCTGGCCTGGACGCTGTCCGCCGTGGCCACGCTGTACTTCCAGGCCTCGGAGTTCCTCGCCAAGCCCATGGGACAGGTGAGCATCGACGAGGTCACCGCCTACGCGGGGTCGGTGTCCGCGGGCATCTCCCTGATGTTCGTCATCCTCATCACCACCGGCATCGCGCTGTTCGGCCGCACGACCACCACCGCGACCGGCGGCCTGTGGCTGCTGGTCGCCGCCCTGGTCGCGGTCACCCCGCCCGCCCTGACCGGCCACTCCGCCTCCTCGGGCGCCCACGAACTGGCCGTCACCGGGCTGGCCCTGCACCTGATCTCGATCTGTGTGTGGGTGGGCGGTCTGGCCGTGGTCACCTACCACGCCATGCGCCGCGACGGCCAGGAACCGGCCGTGGCCGCGCACCGCTTCAGCCGCCTGGCCCTGTGGGCCTACGTCGGTGTGGCGATCAGCGGCGCCGCCAGCGCGCTGGCTCGCCTGTACTCGCTGGACGACCTGTTCGGCACCGAGTACGGCCTGATCATCGTGGTGAAGGTCGTCCTCTTCGCGGTCCTCGGTGTCTTCGGCTACCTGCACCGCTCCCGGGTGCTGGTCCGGATCGACGCCGCACCCGCCGGAAAGCACGGGTACACCTTCCGCCGCAACGCCTTCCTGCGGCTGGCCGGGGCCGAGGTCCTCATCATGGCCGCCGTCATCGGCGTCTCCGTGGGCCTGGGCCGCACCGCACCGCCCCCGCCGCTGGAGAGCACCGTCGATCCGGCCGCCGCCATCCTGGGCTTCCCGATCCCGCCCGCGATGAGCCTGGAGAACGTCCTCACCCTGTGGCGCCCTGACCTGTTCTTCATCATGTTCGTCGTGGTCGCTGGGTTCCTGTACCTGGCGGGCGTGCGGCGCCTGGTCCAGCGGGGCGACAAGTGGCCGGTCGGCCGCACCGTCGCCTTCGTCCTGGGCCTGCTGACCATCGTCGCGGTCCAGCTCAGCGGGTTCGCGACCTACGCCATGATCATGTTCTCCATGCACATGATCCAGCACATGGTGCTGGCCATGGTCACGCCGATCCTGCTGGTGCTGGGCGCCCCGGTCACCCTGGCCCTGCGAGCCCTGAGGCCCGCCGAACAGCGCGGCGACCGGGGACCCCGCGAGTGGCTCAACGCGTTCCTGAACAGCCGGTTCTCGCAGGTCGTGACCCACCCGGCGGTGGCCGCCCCGATCTTCGTGTTCAGCCCGTACGCGCTGTACTTCACGCCGCTCTTCCCCACGCTGATGAACGACCACCTCGGTCACCTGTTCATGGGCGTGCACTTCCTCGTCTCGGGCTTCCTCTTCTACTGGGTGATCGTGGGGATCGACCCGGCGCCGCGGAAGCTCCCCTTCCTGCTGCGCATCCTGCTGCTGCTGGTGGTGATGGGCTTCCACGCGTTCTTCGGCATCGCGATCATGGAGCAGGCCACGCCGATGGCCATGCAGTACTACGGCCAGTTCGACATCCCCTGGATGGCCGACCAGGCCGCCGACCAGTACGCGGGCGGCGGTATCGCCTGGGCGCTGGGCGAGATCCCGACCGTCATGGTGATGCTGGCGCTGGTCGTGCAGTGGTCGCGTGACGACGAGCGCCAGGAGCGCAGGCGTGAACGGCACAGCCGCCGCGGCGGTTCCGACGACGCCGACATGGACGACTACAACGCCTACCTGGCCGAGCTCGACCGCCGCTCGCGGGCGGCCGCCGGTGAGACTGTGCCAGAGCCGAAGAAGGAAGACCCCCGGCAGGACTGACCGGCACCGACCGGTTTCCGACCGGCTTCGGATCGAACAGGGGGCGTGCCCGACCGGGTACGCCCCCTGGACTGTGCGACCCACTCGGTATTGGGTCGGACCCATGAGGACTTTCCGCTTCGGCGTCAACACGCTCCCCTCCGACCACGAAGACTGGGCCCGCGGCTGCCGGGTCACCGAGGAGCAGGGTTTCGACGTGCTCCTGGCCCCGGACCACCTCGGCTCCGACGCACCCTTCGCGGCCCTGGGCGCCGCGGCCGCCGTCACCACCCGGATGCGACTGGGCACTTACGTGCTCAACAACGAGTTCTGGAACCCCGCGCTGCTGGCTCGGGAGGTGGCCACCCTTGACCGGATCAGCGGCGGACGGTTCGAGCTGGGACTGGGCTCCGGACACATGAAGTGGGAGTTCGAGGACGCGGGGATCCCCTGGCGGCCGCACGCCGACCGCACCGCCAACCTGGTGGCGACCCTGGACGAACTGGACCGGCGCCTGGCCGAGGGCGGGCAGGAACCCTCACCGGTGCAGCGCCCGCGCCCGCCGTTGCTGATCGGCGGGCACAGCCCCTCGACCCTCGCCCTGGCCGCCCGACGCGCGGAGACCGTCGCGTTCAGCGGGGCGACCCAGACCAAGGGGCGCAAGATGGGCGTGTTCACGATGGCGGGGGCGGCTGAGACCCGGCAGCGCGTGGACTTGGTGCGCGAGGCGGCGGGGGAGCGGGACTACGAGTCGGGCGTCCTCGTGCAGAAGGTCATCCTCACCGACGACGCGGATAAGGCGGTCGCGGAGATCACCGAGCGGGTTGGTGCGGAGCTGCTGCCCAGGGGCGAGTCCCTGCTGGACTGCCCCTACCTGCTCGTGGGCACGGCGCGGGAGGTGGCGGACACGCTGCTGCGCAGGCGCGCGGAGTTCGGGTTCACGCACGTGGTCACGCACGGGCACTCCCGGGACGCCCTGGCCGAGGTCATCCCCTTGATCCGGGCAGCTGAGGCGGCCTGGGTGGCCGGGGCGGACGGTGCCGCTGAGACGGCTGGGACCGCCGAGGCTTAGAGCCGGTGCCAGCTACCCGTGCTTATGACAACTCGGGTGAGTTGGCGATGACGGTGCGGGCGATCTCGAGGGCGGTTTCGCAGGCGTCGTCCGCGCTGACCTGGACGGACAGTTCGTGTTCGTCGGAGGTGGCCACGGTGAGGTTGCACGAGTCCGGGAAGGCCGTGGTGACGCCGGGGTAGCCCTCGACGCTGGCGAATTCCTGGTCGTCGGTCCCGGCGAAGGCGGCCGAGACGGTGGCGGCCACGGCGGACTTCTCCGCCTCCTCCCCATCCGGGAGGTCCTCGCGCAGGTCCACTCGTACGTCCACGCTGGCGTCGACGCGGTTGGTGAAGAAGCAGTTGGCGTCCGACTGCGCGCTGCCGCTGCCGTCCTCGTGCAGGATGCCCAGTTCGATGGCGGTGGCGTCCGGGAACAGGTCGCAGGGGTGCTCGGCGCCGGGGTCCAGGGCGGGGACCTCGAACTGGTCGATGGAGTCGCGGTCGGCCAGTTCGACCTCGCCGGCGCAGCCGCCGACCAGTACCGCCACCGCTGCCGTCGTGGCGGCCCATGCCCGTCCGCGCATCCGTCGCTCCACCCGTCGAGTGCGGTCAGTGCCCGGGGTTCCCTACCACTGGGTAGGCAGGGAGCCCCGGCACGAAACTACAGAGCGTCGTTGCGTGTGCGGAACTTGTGGCCGGAAGCGGTCACGGGGG
This DNA window, taken from Nocardiopsis exhalans, encodes the following:
- the ald gene encoding alanine dehydrogenase, which gives rise to MRIGVPREIKNHEYRVAITPAGVHELTRRGHEVFVEHDAGVGSSITNEEYVAAGASILPTADEVWAAGDLILKVKEPIPAEYHRMREGQTLFTYLHLAASRECTDALLERGVTGIAYETVQLPDGSLPLLAPMSEVAGRLAPQVGSVTLQRPNGGRGVLMGGVPGVRPARVTVIGAGVSGLNATQIAVGMGADVTVLDLNVNKLRHVDSLYRGQVKTVVSNSFELELSVLESDMVIGAVLVPGAKAPKLISNELVSRMRPGAVLVDIAIDQGGCFEDSRPTTHDDPTFTVHDTVFYCVANMPGAVPNTSTHALTKDTLKYTVALADKGWKQALRDDASLADGLNTFDGDLVYAPVAEAHGMKHRELSEVLAS
- a CDS encoding dihydroorotase; amino-acid sequence: MPEFDSVIRSRRTVVPAGAVPASVGIRDGRIEAVGTYAAEMSAREVVDLGDTALLPGAIDLGTGVHAPGHELADSYQAVGEAALRGGVTCVVASPAPGRPAITCADSLQVHQRAAAGAAASVLFLGGVTRGTGPLDLADLHAGGVVAFQGSLSDGGAPDMAALGDAQLRKAMAEIATLDALLLVHAEDARELGRPAVSAEQRPPRAERRGLERVIAAARVVGARTHVAPFTAAECAALLAAAGAVGVEMTAHTCPHYLCLPSEFPRPDSPARACRPPLRSDANRKALWSALLEPDSPILTVGSGHLPAIGLHTLEWSLSALWTAARKRGLSLADLARWTSLAPAELLGLGGRGRIQEGFDADLVAFADSEALAVPETDPSPYAGMRLTGRVDRVWVSGRPTRRELLGTGSPGTRP
- a CDS encoding cytochrome c oxidase assembly protein, giving the protein MAPPAQNDTSPKEHQDLDPAPGTANVPLYSLAAALVCTIALGATLILGGSVFAQVIPGLPDAGEAVRWGMPIARTVMDTAAVLTIGLLLMAVVLLASKKGRLSPQATGYVRGATWAALAWTLSAVATLYFQASEFLAKPMGQVSIDEVTAYAGSVSAGISLMFVILITTGIALFGRTTTTATGGLWLLVAALVAVTPPALTGHSASSGAHELAVTGLALHLISICVWVGGLAVVTYHAMRRDGQEPAVAAHRFSRLALWAYVGVAISGAASALARLYSLDDLFGTEYGLIIVVKVVLFAVLGVFGYLHRSRVLVRIDAAPAGKHGYTFRRNAFLRLAGAEVLIMAAVIGVSVGLGRTAPPPPLESTVDPAAAILGFPIPPAMSLENVLTLWRPDLFFIMFVVVAGFLYLAGVRRLVQRGDKWPVGRTVAFVLGLLTIVAVQLSGFATYAMIMFSMHMIQHMVLAMVTPILLVLGAPVTLALRALRPAEQRGDRGPREWLNAFLNSRFSQVVTHPAVAAPIFVFSPYALYFTPLFPTLMNDHLGHLFMGVHFLVSGFLFYWVIVGIDPAPRKLPFLLRILLLLVVMGFHAFFGIAIMEQATPMAMQYYGQFDIPWMADQAADQYAGGGIAWALGEIPTVMVMLALVVQWSRDDERQERRRERHSRRGGSDDADMDDYNAYLAELDRRSRAAAGETVPEPKKEDPRQD
- a CDS encoding TIGR03621 family F420-dependent LLM class oxidoreductase, translated to MRTFRFGVNTLPSDHEDWARGCRVTEEQGFDVLLAPDHLGSDAPFAALGAAAAVTTRMRLGTYVLNNEFWNPALLAREVATLDRISGGRFELGLGSGHMKWEFEDAGIPWRPHADRTANLVATLDELDRRLAEGGQEPSPVQRPRPPLLIGGHSPSTLALAARRAETVAFSGATQTKGRKMGVFTMAGAAETRQRVDLVREAAGERDYESGVLVQKVILTDDADKAVAEITERVGAELLPRGESLLDCPYLLVGTAREVADTLLRRRAEFGFTHVVTHGHSRDALAEVIPLIRAAEAAWVAGADGAAETAGTAEA
- a CDS encoding DUF3558 family protein; translated protein: MRGRAWAATTAAVAVLVGGCAGEVELADRDSIDQFEVPALDPGAEHPCDLFPDATAIELGILHEDGSGSAQSDANCFFTNRVDASVDVRVDLREDLPDGEEAEKSAVAATVSAAFAGTDDQEFASVEGYPGVTTAFPDSCNLTVATSDEHELSVQVSADDACETALEIARTVIANSPELS